Proteins encoded by one window of Epinephelus moara isolate mb chromosome 18, YSFRI_EMoa_1.0, whole genome shotgun sequence:
- the tmem86b gene encoding lysoplasmalogenase gives MDILETDAYDRRQRRNMSCALLFSLLPFFLATGLYFYLWTPDTPASITLAGVKSAPTLLLAAVVLSWNGGQSVLGVMGGLLLSAVGDCCLVWPELFLHGMGAFAVAHLLYSLTFLSSRYAAHSSSSWTRILYPILFLAGGGFYIYIYPFVQKTPNSDILIPAVGVYVALISLMGALAIRTCQTVTLLGSLSFMVSDMSLAMQIFKVTAPMEHSNAIVMVTYYLAQLLIAVGDVKAVENKDDFAKWKRS, from the exons ATGGACATCCTTGAGACAGATGCCTATGACAGGCGGCAGAGAAGAAACATG TCCTGtgctctccttttttctcttttgcccTTCTTTTTGGCCACAGGTCTGTACTTCTACCTGTGGACTCCTGACACACCCGCATCCATCACGCTGGCAGGTGTCAAATCAGCACCAACCCTTCTATTGGCTGCAGTAGTGCTGAGCTGGAATGGAGGTCAGAGTGTCCTGGGTGTGATGGGAGGACTGCTCCTCTCTGCAGTTGGTGACTGCTGCCTGGTTTGGCCTGAACTTTTTCTGCATG GAATGGGTGCATTTGCTGTGGCTCATCTGCTGTACTCACTCACCTTCCTCTCCAGTCGCTACGCAGCacattcctcttcctcctggaCCCGTATTCTCTATCCAATCCTGTTCCTGGCTGGTGGAGGTTTCTACATTTACATATATCCATTCGTGCAGAAGACACCAAACTCAGACATACTGATTCCAGCTGTGGGGGTCTACGTTGCCTTAATTTCTCTGATGGGGGCATTAGCCATCAGAACCTGCCAGACAGTGACACTTTTAGGAAGTTTGAGCTTCATGGTGTCTGACATGTCACTGGCTATGCAAATTTTCAAGGTGACAGCACCAATGGAGCATAGTAACGCTATTGTCATGGTGACATATTATTTGGCACAGCTACTAATAGCTGTGGGCGATGTAAAGGCAGTAGAGAACAAGGACGATTTTGCAAAATGGAAGAGGTCCTAA
- the aspdh gene encoding aspartate dehydrogenase domain-containing protein isoform X1, protein MATSSSSQRIGVVGYGHLGQYLVERILKDGAALGLTLAFVWNRNSDKLKGVVPDELILGDLSSFSERRCDVIVEVCHPKIVKEFGCHFLSQCHFMVGSPSALSDPELNQKLRQAARQYGRTLYVPSGALWGGQDIQRLNDSGNLKALFIRMSKHPSCFRLTGDVLSDWTEEEGRRVLFRGSVAELCPLAPNNVNTMAAAAVAAGTLGFTGVQGEIVSDTALSDYHVVEVEVTGPGGFSVNTVRRNPAKLGAVTGSATYNSFWNSLLVCKGHGGRVYLC, encoded by the exons ATGGCAACCAGCTCTTCCTCCCAAAGGATTGGAGTTGTAGGATACGGACATCTAG GGCAGTACCTGGTGGAGAGGATCCTTAAAGATGGAGCTGCTCTCGGTTTAACTCTGGCTTTCGTTTGGAACAGAAATTCTGACAAGCTCAAAGGTGTAGTCCCTGATGAACTCATACTTGGTGACCTATCATCCTTTTCAGAAAG GCGGTGTGATGTGATTGTAGAAGTGTGCCATCCAAAGATTGTAAAAGAATTTgggtgtcacttcctgtctcagtGTCATTTCATG GTGGGCTCACCCTCGGCCCTCTCTGATCCTGAGCTGAACCAGAAGCTGCGTCAGGCAGCTCGGCAGTATGGAAGGACACTCTACGTCCCCAGTGGTGCATTATGGGGAGGCCAGGACATTCAAAGGCTGAATGACAGTGGGAACTTGAAG GCTTTGTTTATAAGAATGTCCAAGCACCCGTCCTGCTTCCGGCTGACAGGAGACGTCCTCTCTGACTGGACAGAGGAAGAGGGCAGGCGTGTTTTATTCAGAGGCTCAGTGGCAGAGCTGTGCCCACTTGCTCCGAACAATGTGAACACCATGGCAGCggcagcagtggcagcaggaACACTTGGCTTTACTGGTGTTCAGGGAGAGATTGTTTCCGACACAGC GTTAAGTGACTATCACGTGGTGGAGGTTGAGGTGACTGGGCCTGGTGGCTTCTCGGTCAACACAGTGAGGCGTAATCCAGCCAAACTTGGAGCTGTAACTGGCAGTGCAACATATAACTCCTTCTGGAATAGTTTACTAG tttGCAAAGGTCATGGAGGACGAGTTTACTTGTGCTGA
- the hspbp1 gene encoding hsp70-binding protein 1, with protein MAEDRQPRRYPRNLQGVMQLAVDAGSAAEGPAPVEPMSEERKTWLRDALAEVCKGQMDEVEQMKQCLAVLRQEGLSERETEGEDERDEEDEDERESAFEMLSELCENLDNARDFMTLGGLDLCVSQYLCHAQSGLRWRAAQLLASCAQNMPQVQAHLLSMGTLPKLLQLTDSDPNPTVRVKALYAVSCLVREQEAGLQAFLSHDGFSVLMRGIQSDSEKLRTKSAFLLLNLLTSHPEQKDTVVSMGMVEQLVSVLRTSHSPFHEHVLGALCCLVEDCQQGLKDCRNPALGLEELLRQRSRELQGKEESQEELDFCERLKVMCFRGQQSDDNGMDR; from the exons ATGGCAGAAGACAGACAACCCAGGAGATATCCTCGGAACCTTCAGGGTGTCATGCAGCTGGCAGTGGATGctggatcagctgcagaggGACCTGCTCCTGTTGAACCCATGTCAGAGGAG AGGAAAACATGGTTGAGAGACGCTCTTGCAGAAGTCTGCAAAGGGCAGATGGATGAAGTGGAGCAGATGAAGCAGTGCTTGGCCGTCTTACGGCAAGAGGGATTGAGTGAAagggagacagaaggagaggatgagagggatgaagaggatgaagatgagCGTGAATCAGCCTTTGAGATGCTCTCAGAGTTGTGTGAGAACCTGGACAATGCTAGAG ACTTTATGACTCTCGGTGGACTGGATTTGTGCGTCTCCCAGTATCTGTGTCATGCCCAAAGTGGACTGCGGTGGCGTGCTGCACAGCTTCTTGCTTCCTGTGCCCAGAACATGCCGCAGGTGCAGGCCCACCTGTTAAGCATGGGGACACTGCcaaagctgctgcagctgacagaCTCAGACCCCAACCCCACCGTCAGAGTAAAAGCCCTTTACGCAGTGTCAT GTCTGGTTCGAGAGCAGGAGGCAGGACTTCAGGCGTTCTTGTCCCATGATGGCTTTTCAGTGCTGATGCGAGGCATACAGTCGGACAGCGAGAAGCTCAGGACTAAGTCGGCGTTCCTTCTGCTCAACCTGCTGACGTCACATCCCGAACAAAAAG ACACAGTTGTCTCCATGGGTATGGTAGAGCAGCTGGTATCTGTTCTTCGCACATCACACTCACCTTTTCATGAACATGTGCTTGGAGCCCTTTGCTG TCTGGTGGAGGACTGTCAGCAGGGTCTCAAAGACTGCAGGAATCCTGCTCTGGGTTTGGAGGAATTACTCAGACAGCGATCCAGAGAGCTCCAAGGAAAAGAAGAGAGTCAG GAAGAACTGGACTTCTGTGAGCGTTTGAAGGTTATGTGTTTCCGTGGGCAGCAATCAGATGACAATGGGATGGATCGCTGA
- the aspdh gene encoding aspartate dehydrogenase domain-containing protein isoform X2, translating into MATSSSSQRIGVVGYGHLGQYLVERILKDGAALGLTLAFVWNRNSDKLKGVVPDELILGDLSSFSERRCDVIVEVCHPKIVKEFGCHFLSQCHFMVGSPSALSDPELNQKLRQAARQYGRTLYVPSGALWGGQDIQRLNDSGNLKALFIRMSKHPSCFRLTGDVLSDWTEEEGRRVLFRGSVAELCPLAPNNVNTMAAAAVAAGTLGFTGVQGEIVSDTALSDYHVVEVEVTGPGGFSVNTVRRNPAKLGAVTGSATYNSFWNSLLAGEPGENPH; encoded by the exons ATGGCAACCAGCTCTTCCTCCCAAAGGATTGGAGTTGTAGGATACGGACATCTAG GGCAGTACCTGGTGGAGAGGATCCTTAAAGATGGAGCTGCTCTCGGTTTAACTCTGGCTTTCGTTTGGAACAGAAATTCTGACAAGCTCAAAGGTGTAGTCCCTGATGAACTCATACTTGGTGACCTATCATCCTTTTCAGAAAG GCGGTGTGATGTGATTGTAGAAGTGTGCCATCCAAAGATTGTAAAAGAATTTgggtgtcacttcctgtctcagtGTCATTTCATG GTGGGCTCACCCTCGGCCCTCTCTGATCCTGAGCTGAACCAGAAGCTGCGTCAGGCAGCTCGGCAGTATGGAAGGACACTCTACGTCCCCAGTGGTGCATTATGGGGAGGCCAGGACATTCAAAGGCTGAATGACAGTGGGAACTTGAAG GCTTTGTTTATAAGAATGTCCAAGCACCCGTCCTGCTTCCGGCTGACAGGAGACGTCCTCTCTGACTGGACAGAGGAAGAGGGCAGGCGTGTTTTATTCAGAGGCTCAGTGGCAGAGCTGTGCCCACTTGCTCCGAACAATGTGAACACCATGGCAGCggcagcagtggcagcaggaACACTTGGCTTTACTGGTGTTCAGGGAGAGATTGTTTCCGACACAGC GTTAAGTGACTATCACGTGGTGGAGGTTGAGGTGACTGGGCCTGGTGGCTTCTCGGTCAACACAGTGAGGCGTAATCCAGCCAAACTTGGAGCTGTAACTGGCAGTGCAACATATAACTCCTTCTGGAATAGTTTACTAG ccggagaacctggagaaaacccacactga